One genomic region from Nymphaea colorata isolate Beijing-Zhang1983 chromosome 10, ASM883128v2, whole genome shotgun sequence encodes:
- the LOC116262906 gene encoding chaperone protein dnaJ 15-like, producing MGHSKKENTRAPAVRKDPYEVLGVSRDASEQEIKVAYRKLALKYHPDKNTGNPEAAEHFKDVAYSYGILSDPEKKRIYDSSGFEALEADGMDMEIDLSNLGTVNTVFAALFSKLGVPIKTTISTTVLEEALSGNVNIQPLPLGTPISGKVEKQDAHFFRISVSDQQAKAGIVVRVVSNAQSKFKLLYFEKEASGGYGLALQEDSEKTGKVTSAGMYFLRFQVYRMDSTTNALAVAKDPEAAFFKKLDGLHPCEISELKGGDHVFAVYGDNFFKSASYTIEAVCAQSLEEASVNLKEIEANLLVKRDELHQFEKEYKKALAHYQEVMKRYAEEKKNVDELLKHRDGIHSSFSTGRVVKMTTSSSGKHLNGDSRGEDVNAMKDPSSDGKERTGKKRWYDLRKSTIFQGRAHHH from the exons ATGGGGCACTCGAAGAAGGAGAACACCCGGGCTCCGGCGGTCAGAAAGGACCCTTACGAGGTTCTCGGCGTCTCCAGAGATGCGTCTGAGCAGGAAATCAAGGTTGCTTACAGGAAACTTGCGCTAAA GTATCACCCTGACAAGAATACAGGCAATCCTGAAGCTGCAGAACATTTTAAGGATGTCGCTTATTCCTACGGAATTTTATCAGATCCAGAGAAAAAGAGGATATATGACAGTTCTGGGTTTGAG GCATTAGAGGCTGATGGCATGGATATGGAGATTGACTTGTCAAATTTGGGAACTGTAAACACAGTGTTTGCAGCTTTGttcag CAAGCTTGGTGTTCCCATAAAGACAACAATTTCAACAACTGTGCTGGAAGAGGCTCTCAGTGGAAATGTCAACATTCAGCCACTCCCCCTTGGAACTCCCATCAGCGGCAAG gTTGAAAAACAAGACGCACACTTCTTTCGCATATCTGTTAGTGACCAACAGGCTAAGGCTGGTATTGTGGTTCGAGTTGTATCAAATGCCCAAAGCAAATTCAAG ctcctttattttgaaaaggaagccAGTGGAGGATATGGACTTGCTTTGCAG GAAGATAGTGAAAAGACTGGCAAAGTGACATCTGCAGGAATGTATTTCCTCCGCTTCCAAGTCTATCGGATGGACTCAACTACAAACGCG CTAGCAGTGGCCAAAGACCCTGAAGCTGCATTCTTCAAGAAACTCGATGGCCTTCATCCCTGTGAAATTTCAGAACTCAAGGGAGGAGATCACGTATTTGCTGTATATG GTGACAACTTCTTCAAGAGTGCAAGCTACACCATTGAGGCTGTATGTGCTCAATCATTGGAGGAGGCAAGTGTGAACCTCAAGGAAATAGAAGCTAACCTCCTTGTCAAGCGGGACGAGCTGCATCAGTTTGAGAAAGAGTACAAAAAG GCCCTGGCACACTATCAGGAGGTGATGAAGCGATATgcagaggagaagaaaaat GTTGATGAGCTGCTTAAGCACCGAGATGGCATCCACTCATCATTCTCCACCGGCAGAGTGGTCAAAATGACCACTAGCAGCAGCGGCAAACATCTAAATGGAGATTCTAGAGGAGAAGATGTGAATGCAATGAAGGATCCTTCTTCGGATGGGAAAGAGAGAACGGGCAAGAAAAGGTGGTATGATCTGAGAAAATCCACTATTTTTCAGGGTAGAGCACATCATCACTAG